In Carassius gibelio isolate Cgi1373 ecotype wild population from Czech Republic chromosome B20, carGib1.2-hapl.c, whole genome shotgun sequence, the following are encoded in one genomic region:
- the LOC127984277 gene encoding neuromedin-U-like isoform X1, with protein sequence MRSSSQCERGAAQSPSPSAMRPAHNSALMLAVLFISVIPITTSAPVLLNPSSIEHEQLLTQITDLCSFYLSADPSFRTSDVLEDLCFLMLGSLQKSEEITARETSKRFLFHYTKPNGAGLSDGTSTVLHPLLELIPQLARRRSRRMKLNDELQRPGRIQSRGYFLYRPRNGRRSDEYV encoded by the exons ATGAGGAGCAGCAGTCAGTGTGAACGCGGAGCAGCTCAGAGTCCGAGTCCGAGCGCGATGAGACCAGCACACAACTCAGCCCTGATGCTCGCTGTCCTCTTCATCTCCGTCATACCCATCACCACAA GTGCTCCTGTGCTCTTGAATCCATCTTCAATAGAGCATGAGCAGTTACTAACCCAG ATAACTGATCTGTGCTCGTTCTACCTCTCCGCAGACCCATCTTTCAGA ACATCTGATGTCCTGGAGGACTTGTGTTTCCTAATGCTGGGATCACTGCAAAAATCAGAG GAGATCACAGCTCGAGAGACCAGCAAAAGG tttttatttcattatactaAACCGAATGGTGCAGGATTGTCAGATGGGACG TCTACTGTGTTGCACCCTCTTCTGGAGCTCATACCCCAGCTTGCCAGAAGAAGAAGCAGGagaatgaaattaaat GATGAGCTTCAGAGGCCCGGACGGATCCAGAGCAGAGGATACTTCCTTTATCGG CCACGAAATGGAAGAAGATCTGATGAGTATGTGTAA
- the LOC127984277 gene encoding neuromedin-U-like isoform X2 produces MRSSSQCERGAAQSPSPSAMRPAHNSALMLAVLFISVIPITTSAPVLLNPSSIEHEQLLTQITDLCSFYLSADPSFRTSDVLEDLCFLMLGSLQKSEEITARETSKRSTVLHPLLELIPQLARRRSRRMKLNDELQRPGRIQSRGYFLYRPRNGRRSDEYV; encoded by the exons ATGAGGAGCAGCAGTCAGTGTGAACGCGGAGCAGCTCAGAGTCCGAGTCCGAGCGCGATGAGACCAGCACACAACTCAGCCCTGATGCTCGCTGTCCTCTTCATCTCCGTCATACCCATCACCACAA GTGCTCCTGTGCTCTTGAATCCATCTTCAATAGAGCATGAGCAGTTACTAACCCAG ATAACTGATCTGTGCTCGTTCTACCTCTCCGCAGACCCATCTTTCAGA ACATCTGATGTCCTGGAGGACTTGTGTTTCCTAATGCTGGGATCACTGCAAAAATCAGAG GAGATCACAGCTCGAGAGACCAGCAAAAGG TCTACTGTGTTGCACCCTCTTCTGGAGCTCATACCCCAGCTTGCCAGAAGAAGAAGCAGGagaatgaaattaaat GATGAGCTTCAGAGGCCCGGACGGATCCAGAGCAGAGGATACTTCCTTTATCGG CCACGAAATGGAAGAAGATCTGATGAGTATGTGTAA
- the LOC127984277 gene encoding neuromedin-U-like isoform X3 produces the protein MRSSSQCERGAAQSPSPSAMRPAHNSALMLAVLFISVIPITTSAPVLLNPSSIEHEQLLTQITDLCSFYLSADPSFRTSDVLEDLCFLMLGSLQKSEEITARETSKRDELQRPGRIQSRGYFLYRPRNGRRSDEYV, from the exons ATGAGGAGCAGCAGTCAGTGTGAACGCGGAGCAGCTCAGAGTCCGAGTCCGAGCGCGATGAGACCAGCACACAACTCAGCCCTGATGCTCGCTGTCCTCTTCATCTCCGTCATACCCATCACCACAA GTGCTCCTGTGCTCTTGAATCCATCTTCAATAGAGCATGAGCAGTTACTAACCCAG ATAACTGATCTGTGCTCGTTCTACCTCTCCGCAGACCCATCTTTCAGA ACATCTGATGTCCTGGAGGACTTGTGTTTCCTAATGCTGGGATCACTGCAAAAATCAGAG GAGATCACAGCTCGAGAGACCAGCAAAAGG GATGAGCTTCAGAGGCCCGGACGGATCCAGAGCAGAGGATACTTCCTTTATCGG CCACGAAATGGAAGAAGATCTGATGAGTATGTGTAA